A region from the Desulfovibrio sp. genome encodes:
- a CDS encoding ATP-dependent 6-phosphofructokinase: MQECSLETEIRTLGPCKLDSVLPYRTWADNKTVQIVVDEELSEEVNTPFSVCLEAAGPRKKLYFDTTRAKCAIVTCGGLCPGINDVIRAIVMEAFHAYNVPSILGIAYGLEGFIPKYGHAPFELTPSSVADIHRFGGTMLGSSRGPQSAEEIVDTLERSNVNALFVIGGDGTMKAALAISSEVQARGLKISVIGIPKTIDNDINFIPQSFGFETAAFKATEAIECAHTEACGVPNGIGLVKLMGRESGFIAARAALALKEVNFVLIPEAPFALEGEGGLLPALEERLRSRGHAVIVAAEGAGQHLMENHAAKDVSGNPVLGDVSDLLRKNISSYLGARGIEHSLKYIDPSYIIRSIPANANDKVYCGFLGQYAVHAAMAGRTDMVVGKIQDRYVHLPLELVTRKRRKLNIYSDLWRAVLESTGQGMLKGMLPPA, from the coding sequence ATGCAAGAATGTTCGCTCGAAACGGAAATCCGTACGCTTGGCCCTTGCAAGCTTGATTCTGTGCTGCCCTACCGCACATGGGCAGACAACAAGACCGTGCAGATTGTTGTGGATGAAGAACTGTCGGAAGAAGTGAATACGCCCTTCAGCGTATGCCTTGAAGCCGCTGGCCCGCGCAAAAAGCTCTATTTCGACACCACCCGCGCCAAGTGCGCCATCGTGACCTGCGGCGGGCTTTGCCCCGGCATCAACGATGTCATCCGCGCCATTGTGATGGAGGCCTTCCACGCCTACAACGTGCCCTCCATCCTGGGCATCGCCTATGGGCTTGAGGGTTTTATTCCCAAGTACGGGCATGCTCCCTTTGAGCTTACGCCTTCAAGCGTGGCCGATATTCATCGTTTTGGCGGCACCATGCTTGGCTCCTCGCGCGGGCCGCAGTCTGCCGAGGAAATTGTGGATACCCTTGAACGCAGCAACGTCAACGCCCTCTTTGTCATCGGCGGCGATGGCACCATGAAGGCCGCCCTTGCCATCAGCAGCGAGGTGCAGGCGCGCGGGCTCAAGATATCCGTCATCGGCATCCCCAAGACCATTGATAACGACATCAATTTCATTCCCCAGTCGTTCGGCTTTGAGACTGCCGCCTTCAAGGCCACGGAGGCCATTGAATGCGCCCATACCGAGGCCTGCGGCGTGCCCAACGGCATTGGCCTGGTCAAGCTGATGGGGCGCGAATCGGGCTTTATCGCCGCGCGTGCGGCACTGGCCCTGAAAGAAGTGAACTTTGTGCTGATTCCGGAAGCTCCCTTTGCCCTTGAGGGCGAGGGCGGGCTGTTGCCCGCGCTGGAAGAACGCCTGCGCTCACGCGGGCATGCCGTGATTGTGGCAGCCGAGGGCGCTGGCCAGCACCTCATGGAAAATCATGCCGCCAAGGATGTGTCGGGCAACCCCGTGCTTGGCGATGTGTCTGACCTGCTGCGCAAGAATATCAGCTCCTATCTGGGCGCGCGCGGCATTGAGCATTCGCTGAAATACATTGACCCGAGCTACATCATCCGCTCCATCCCGGCCAATGCCAACGACAAGGTCTATTGCGGATTTTTGGGCCAGTATGCCGTGCATGCCGCCATGGCCGGGCGCACAGACATGGTGGTGGGCAAAATTCAGGATCGTTACGTGCATCTGCCGCTGGAGCTTGTGACCCGCAAGCGCCGCAAGCTTAACATCTATTCAGACCTGTGGCGGGCTGTGCTTGAGTCCACTGGTCAGGGCATGCTGAAGGGCATGCTGCCCCCGGCGTAA
- the metG gene encoding methionine--tRNA ligase → MNSFFITTPIYYVNAKPHLGHAYTTVVADAMARYHKLIGEDTMFLTGTDEHGDKIVQAAEKQGQTPKEFVDDISGRFRALWPKLDVANDRFVRTTDPEHISAVQAFLQKVYDAGDIYFGEFGGHYCYGCERFYTEKELENGLCPQHLTKPEFISEKNYFFRMSKYLPWLKEHIEANPSFIRPERYRSEVLAMLESGALEDLCISRPKSRLTWGIELPFDKDYVCYVWFDALLNYISALNWPEGEDFKKFWPGEHLVAKDILKPHAVFWPTMLKSAGLPLYEHLNVHGYWLVRDTKMSKSLGNVVEPSDMAQRFGPDAFRYFLLREMHFGSDASFSEDALVGRINADLANDLGNLFSRVLSMTAKYFGSHVPMPKALQEDDKAIADLCANSMRNFVQLFGNVQFAQGLESLWELVRALNKYVDTQAPWTLYKQGNMERLATVMYVMLAAMRKTALCLWPVMPVASGKMLAQLGQPVQEGQPPVANVEDEIVHFEGLEPGIQVAEGSNLFPRIEVKKEGADSKEPKAQKKDKQAEKPQEKAAPKQAAPNQATAGQGGADAPAVKPNVEFDQFKALDLRVGTVKVAEKHPNADRILRLEIDFGEGQLRQILSGLAEHYAPEDVVGKRVCAVLNLAPRKIRGLVSHGMVLTAGADDALGLLAVDRDVPDGSEIA, encoded by the coding sequence GTGAACAGCTTTTTCATCACAACGCCCATCTATTACGTCAATGCCAAACCCCATCTGGGGCATGCCTATACCACTGTGGTTGCCGACGCCATGGCCCGCTACCACAAGCTGATTGGCGAGGACACCATGTTCCTCACCGGTACGGACGAACACGGCGACAAGATTGTTCAGGCGGCAGAAAAACAAGGCCAGACTCCCAAGGAGTTTGTGGACGACATCAGCGGCCGCTTCCGCGCCCTGTGGCCCAAGCTTGACGTTGCCAACGACCGCTTTGTGCGCACCACCGATCCCGAGCACATCAGCGCCGTGCAGGCCTTTTTGCAAAAGGTTTATGACGCGGGCGACATCTATTTTGGCGAGTTCGGCGGGCATTACTGCTACGGCTGCGAGCGGTTCTATACTGAAAAGGAACTGGAAAACGGCCTCTGCCCCCAGCACCTGACCAAGCCTGAGTTTATCAGCGAGAAGAACTACTTCTTCCGCATGTCAAAGTACCTGCCCTGGCTCAAGGAGCACATTGAGGCCAATCCTTCGTTTATCCGGCCCGAGCGCTACCGCAGCGAAGTGCTGGCCATGCTCGAATCCGGCGCGCTGGAAGACCTGTGCATCTCGCGCCCCAAATCGCGCCTGACCTGGGGCATCGAACTGCCTTTTGACAAGGATTACGTCTGCTACGTGTGGTTTGACGCGCTGCTCAACTACATCAGCGCGCTGAACTGGCCCGAAGGCGAAGATTTTAAAAAGTTCTGGCCCGGCGAACACCTGGTTGCCAAGGATATTCTCAAGCCCCACGCCGTATTCTGGCCCACCATGCTCAAATCTGCCGGCCTGCCGCTCTATGAGCATCTGAACGTTCACGGCTACTGGCTTGTGCGCGACACCAAGATGTCAAAATCGCTTGGCAATGTTGTGGAACCGAGCGACATGGCCCAGCGCTTCGGGCCGGACGCCTTCCGCTATTTTCTGCTGCGCGAAATGCACTTTGGTTCTGACGCCAGCTTTAGCGAAGACGCCCTTGTTGGCCGCATCAACGCCGACCTCGCCAACGACCTCGGCAACCTGTTCAGCCGTGTGCTTTCCATGACGGCCAAATATTTTGGCAGCCATGTGCCCATGCCCAAGGCCTTGCAGGAAGACGACAAGGCCATTGCCGACCTGTGCGCCAACTCCATGCGCAATTTTGTGCAGCTTTTTGGCAACGTGCAGTTTGCCCAGGGGCTTGAATCCCTATGGGAACTCGTGCGCGCCCTGAACAAATACGTGGACACCCAGGCCCCCTGGACGCTCTACAAGCAGGGCAACATGGAGCGCCTCGCCACTGTCATGTACGTCATGCTGGCTGCCATGCGCAAAACCGCGCTCTGCCTCTGGCCCGTCATGCCTGTGGCCTCTGGCAAAATGCTGGCCCAGCTCGGGCAGCCCGTGCAGGAAGGCCAGCCCCCGGTTGCCAATGTGGAAGACGAAATTGTCCATTTTGAAGGCCTTGAACCCGGTATTCAGGTGGCGGAAGGCTCCAACCTGTTCCCGCGCATTGAAGTGAAAAAAGAAGGCGCGGACAGCAAGGAACCCAAGGCTCAAAAGAAGGACAAGCAGGCGGAAAAACCGCAGGAAAAAGCCGCGCCCAAGCAGGCTGCACCCAATCAGGCTACAGCAGGGCAGGGCGGGGCAGACGCGCCCGCCGTCAAACCCAATGTGGAATTTGACCAGTTCAAGGCTCTGGATCTACGCGTAGGCACGGTCAAGGTGGCGGAAAAACACCCCAATGCCGACCGCATTCTGCGGCTTGAAATTGATTTTGGCGAAGGTCAGCTGCGTCAGATTCTCTCTGGCCTGGCAGAACACTATGCGCCGGAAGATGTGGTGGGCAAGCGCGTGTGCGCTGTGCTGAACCTTGCCCCGCGCAAGATACGCGGGCTGGTTTCGCACGGCATGGTGCTTACGGCAGGCGCAGACGACGCGCTCGGGCTGCTTGCTGTGGACCGCGACGTGCCTGACGGCAGCGAAATAGCATAA
- a CDS encoding class I SAM-dependent methyltransferase: MDIKQFEAFWADRQPNRSDMAEFWSRRAQSFNTHSAEADSSAYRRDLVAKVAARAKVGKDDAVLDIGCGPGRHALVFAEMAGRVEGFDIAPGMIDYANENAQRAGMENACFRVLDWDTADLKQLGWQKRFQLVFASRTPAVYDRATLEKMTDASRGYCCLITQVTGDNSVRRELAPVVGAENHDDYTRRGLYSAFNILWLQGYYPEVEYLERTWDSDCPLEEAIVMYTRHFNSRGQLTEAQEIALADKLCAMSKNGLVRETGSSRVGMLFWNASL, encoded by the coding sequence ATGGACATAAAACAATTTGAAGCATTCTGGGCAGACAGGCAGCCGAATCGGTCAGATATGGCGGAGTTCTGGAGCCGCCGCGCCCAGTCGTTCAACACCCATTCTGCCGAGGCAGATTCCAGCGCGTACCGTCGCGATCTTGTTGCCAAGGTTGCAGCGCGCGCCAAGGTTGGCAAGGATGATGCCGTGCTGGATATCGGCTGTGGGCCGGGCAGACATGCCCTGGTTTTTGCGGAGATGGCTGGCCGCGTTGAGGGTTTTGATATCGCGCCCGGCATGATCGATTACGCAAATGAAAATGCGCAGCGTGCGGGTATGGAAAATGCTTGTTTTCGTGTGCTTGACTGGGATACTGCGGATCTGAAGCAGCTTGGCTGGCAAAAGCGGTTTCAGCTTGTCTTCGCCTCGCGCACGCCTGCCGTGTATGACCGTGCTACCCTTGAAAAAATGACAGATGCCTCGCGGGGGTACTGCTGCCTCATCACACAGGTGACGGGCGATAATTCTGTTCGGAGGGAACTTGCGCCAGTTGTTGGCGCTGAAAATCACGATGACTATACCCGACGGGGGCTGTACAGCGCCTTCAATATCCTGTGGTTACAGGGCTATTATCCTGAAGTGGAATACCTCGAGCGCACGTGGGATTCTGACTGCCCGCTGGAAGAAGCCATCGTGATGTACACGCGGCATTTTAACAGCAGAGGCCAGCTCACAGAGGCGCAAGAGATCGCCCTGGCAGACAAACTGTGCGCCATGAGCAAGAACGGCTTGGTGCGCGAAACTGGCAGCTCGCGGGTGGGCATGCTTTTCTGGAACGCCAGCTTATAA
- a CDS encoding dicarboxylate/amino acid:cation symporter, whose amino-acid sequence MKYLKILYVQVLIAIFIGILLGHFYPELAVKMQPLGKGFINLIKMIIAPLIFSTVVTGIAGMKDIKAVGKTGGIALVYFTVITLTALAIGLVVVNLAQPGAGMNVDVSTFNAADKNIAAQYAGKAKDNNIVNFFLNIIPNTFVSAFTSGEILQVLLVAMLFAFALNYSGEKGKLCFDLIKSLSEVLFKVIGIIMHVAPIGAFGAMAFTIGKEGIGSVLVLGELIVCFYVTSILFVVFILGTISFSCGFSIFKFVRYIREELFIVLGTSSSESVLPNMLRKMEKAGCNKSVVDLVIPAGYSFNLDGTAIYLTMAAIFLAQATNTPMPLGDQLVLLGILLISSKGAAAVTGGGFIVLAGTLSSVGSIPPESIAVIFGIDRFMSEARALTNLVGNGVATIFVSRVTGNLDVEKLHEELDRKRVVGQPVPIV is encoded by the coding sequence ATGAAATACTTGAAAATTTTGTATGTGCAGGTTCTCATTGCCATATTTATTGGCATTCTTTTGGGTCACTTTTATCCTGAACTGGCCGTCAAGATGCAGCCCTTGGGCAAGGGCTTCATCAACCTTATTAAAATGATCATCGCTCCCTTGATTTTTTCAACCGTTGTTACCGGCATAGCCGGCATGAAAGATATCAAGGCTGTGGGCAAAACTGGCGGCATAGCGCTTGTCTATTTTACCGTCATCACGCTTACTGCGCTTGCCATTGGCCTTGTGGTGGTCAACCTTGCCCAGCCCGGCGCTGGCATGAACGTTGATGTAAGCACCTTCAACGCTGCGGACAAGAACATTGCCGCCCAGTATGCTGGCAAGGCCAAAGACAACAACATCGTCAATTTTTTCCTGAACATCATCCCCAATACCTTTGTTTCTGCCTTTACCAGCGGCGAAATCCTCCAGGTGCTGCTGGTGGCCATGCTGTTTGCCTTTGCCCTGAATTACAGCGGCGAAAAGGGCAAGCTGTGCTTTGATCTTATCAAGAGCCTTTCTGAAGTGTTGTTCAAGGTTATCGGCATCATCATGCACGTGGCCCCCATCGGTGCGTTCGGCGCAATGGCTTTTACCATTGGCAAGGAGGGTATTGGCTCTGTGCTTGTGCTTGGTGAGCTCATTGTGTGCTTCTATGTTACAAGCATCCTTTTTGTCGTGTTCATTCTGGGGACCATCTCCTTTAGCTGCGGATTCAGCATCTTCAAGTTTGTGCGCTATATTCGCGAGGAACTGTTTATCGTGCTTGGCACCTCATCTTCCGAATCCGTACTGCCAAACATGCTGCGCAAGATGGAAAAAGCTGGCTGCAACAAAAGCGTGGTAGACCTTGTAATACCCGCTGGATACTCCTTTAACCTTGATGGAACAGCCATTTACCTCACAATGGCGGCCATATTTCTCGCCCAGGCCACCAATACTCCCATGCCGCTGGGTGATCAGCTTGTGCTCTTGGGTATTCTGCTTATTTCGTCCAAGGGCGCGGCGGCTGTTACCGGTGGCGGCTTTATTGTTCTGGCCGGTACGCTGAGTTCTGTGGGCAGCATACCGCCAGAGAGCATTGCCGTTATCTTCGGCATTGACCGCTTTATGTCTGAAGCCCGCGCGCTCACCAACCTTGTGGGCAATGGTGTTGCGACCATCTTTGTTTCAAGGGTTACTGGCAACCTGGATGTGGAAAAGCTGCATGAAGAGCTTGACCGCAAAAGAGTGGTCGGCCAGCCCGTCCCCATTGTTTAG
- a CDS encoding GNAT family N-acetyltransferase produces the protein MQFIHLPHNAKPDQYATWHSAALHSAQADPFSCTPAWQLAFHDAFGPKRRLLFAEADGSVIAFAEGLVSEEEIYITPLEPSWFFGCPLLGSYAPQLFAEAMHFFARTYAPRFPKVLVGGLGPGLDYVQNMLNKTGMPLQAHLVKAGIQGSALLAGGLDGYLSRRSANLRRNIKRSTKKARELGIYYERVLPSTEEEAKATFTRMIAVERTSWKGIDHCGMAEPGICDFYAYLLQRLAPEKGARVIFARREDMDVGFIFGGLAGDIYRGQQFSYAQDCHELSLGNLMQIEKIRWLCEEGVQRYDMGPLDGPKMQYKTHWTETAFPIRTWLIEKA, from the coding sequence ATGCAGTTTATACATTTGCCCCACAACGCCAAGCCCGATCAATACGCAACGTGGCACAGCGCAGCGCTGCACAGCGCACAGGCCGACCCCTTCAGTTGTACGCCAGCGTGGCAACTTGCCTTTCATGACGCCTTTGGCCCCAAAAGGCGTTTACTTTTTGCAGAAGCTGACGGCAGCGTTATTGCGTTTGCGGAAGGCCTTGTTTCGGAAGAAGAGATATATATCACGCCCCTTGAACCTTCGTGGTTTTTCGGCTGCCCGCTTCTGGGCAGCTATGCCCCGCAGCTTTTTGCCGAAGCCATGCACTTTTTTGCCAGAACCTATGCTCCCAGATTTCCCAAGGTTCTTGTGGGCGGGCTTGGCCCTGGCCTGGATTATGTACAGAACATGCTCAACAAAACAGGCATGCCCCTCCAGGCGCACCTGGTAAAAGCGGGCATTCAAGGTTCGGCTTTGCTTGCTGGCGGGCTGGACGGCTATCTTTCGCGCCGCTCGGCCAATCTGCGCCGCAATATAAAACGTTCGACAAAAAAAGCGCGCGAGCTGGGCATCTATTATGAACGCGTTCTGCCTTCAACTGAAGAGGAAGCAAAGGCAACGTTTACCCGCATGATCGCCGTTGAGCGCACAAGCTGGAAGGGTATTGACCACTGTGGCATGGCGGAGCCGGGCATATGTGATTTTTACGCATATCTGCTCCAGAGGCTCGCGCCAGAGAAAGGCGCACGCGTCATTTTTGCCCGCCGTGAAGATATGGACGTGGGTTTTATTTTTGGCGGCCTGGCCGGGGATATCTATCGCGGGCAGCAGTTCAGCTATGCGCAGGATTGCCATGAACTCTCATTGGGCAACCTCATGCAGATTGAAAAAATCCGCTGGCTCTGCGAGGAAGGCGTGCAACGCTATGACATGGGGCCTCTCGATGGCCCCAAAATGCAATATAAAACGCACTGGACGGAAACAGCTTTTCCCATCAGGACATGGCTTATAGAAAAGGCCTGA
- a CDS encoding undecaprenyl-diphosphate phosphatase, with protein sequence MDNLFTAVILSIVEGLTEFLPVSSSGHLILVGDLLNFMGEKAATFEVVIQLGAIMAVVVLYWKRFWGLVRPQPYVRFAGMRGIMLLILTSLPASVLGLLLHSTIKTYLFRPLTVLIALVVGAVMMIVVERRKFKPSYITLDDMTPKLALGIGCFQCLALWPGFSRSASTIMGGMLLGGKRSLAAEYSFIAAVPIMVAATGYDMLKSWHLFSAADIPFFAVGMIGSFLSALLAVKVFIALMGRVTLVPFAVYRLLIAPFIYYFMVN encoded by the coding sequence ATGGATAATCTGTTTACTGCGGTAATTTTAAGCATTGTCGAGGGGCTGACGGAATTTCTGCCTGTTTCCTCATCCGGCCATCTTATTCTGGTGGGCGATCTGCTCAACTTCATGGGCGAAAAGGCCGCCACCTTTGAGGTCGTTATTCAGCTTGGCGCCATCATGGCCGTGGTGGTGCTGTACTGGAAGCGCTTCTGGGGCCTTGTGCGTCCCCAGCCCTATGTGCGCTTTGCGGGCATGCGCGGCATCATGCTGCTTATCCTTACATCGCTGCCCGCCAGTGTGCTTGGGCTTTTGCTGCACTCAACCATCAAGACCTATCTGTTCCGTCCCTTGACCGTGCTCATTGCGCTGGTTGTGGGCGCTGTGATGATGATAGTGGTTGAACGCCGCAAGTTCAAACCCTCGTATATTACACTGGATGACATGACGCCCAAGCTGGCCCTTGGCATTGGCTGCTTTCAGTGCCTTGCTCTGTGGCCCGGTTTTTCGCGCTCGGCCTCAACCATCATGGGCGGCATGCTGCTTGGCGGCAAGCGCTCGCTGGCTGCGGAGTATTCGTTCATTGCCGCAGTGCCCATCATGGTTGCCGCCACCGGCTACGACATGCTGAAAAGCTGGCATCTGTTCAGCGCTGCGGATATTCCCTTTTTTGCCGTGGGCATGATAGGCTCCTTCCTTTCGGCCTTGCTGGCGGTCAAAGTGTTCATCGCCCTCATGGGCCGCGTGACCCTGGTGCCTTTTGCCGTGTACCGCCTGTTAATCGCACCTTTTATTTACTATTTCATGGTGAACTAA
- the ricT gene encoding regulatory iron-sulfur-containing complex subunit RicT: MPIYGLRFRTLGQTSYYTGPSGFKRGDHVLIEAEQGQTLAEIVSGPAEHLPGQMEQELPSILRHAGSEDIHRGEANEQMAREAQQFCRQCIRDRNLDMKLVDVEVFFDRSKLIFYFTAPSRIDFRDLVKDLVREYRARIELRQIGVRHETQMVGAVGNCGMVCCCRRYLRKFAPVTIRMAKEQNLFLNPAKISGICGRLLCCLSYEQDNYDHFHRMCPRLGKKYQTDKGPMKVLRANMFRNSLSVLTENNEEVELSLDDWQALSPHRPEAPQGVQQKQPPKGPMNDNGLLVVSATPDTLDSLDFMDEFRQDERDTPAEESALAESGERAPGGEAQAEPGKNRRKRRRNKSQRPDHD, translated from the coding sequence ATGCCTATATACGGTCTCCGTTTCAGAACGCTTGGACAAACAAGCTACTATACCGGCCCCTCCGGCTTCAAACGGGGGGATCATGTACTTATTGAGGCAGAGCAGGGCCAGACCCTCGCCGAAATAGTATCCGGCCCCGCAGAGCATTTGCCCGGACAGATGGAGCAGGAACTGCCCTCCATTCTGCGCCATGCCGGTTCAGAAGACATCCACCGTGGCGAAGCCAACGAGCAGATGGCGCGTGAAGCGCAGCAGTTCTGCCGCCAGTGCATCCGCGACCGCAACCTTGATATGAAGCTTGTGGATGTGGAGGTTTTTTTTGACCGCAGCAAGCTCATCTTTTACTTCACCGCGCCTTCCCGCATTGATTTTCGCGATCTGGTCAAAGACCTTGTGCGCGAATACCGCGCGCGTATCGAGCTGCGCCAGATTGGCGTGCGCCACGAAACACAGATGGTGGGCGCTGTGGGCAACTGCGGCATGGTCTGCTGCTGCCGCAGGTATCTGCGCAAATTCGCGCCCGTGACCATCCGCATGGCAAAAGAGCAGAATCTCTTTCTGAATCCTGCCAAAATTTCGGGCATTTGCGGCCGTTTGCTCTGCTGCCTTTCTTACGAGCAGGACAACTACGACCATTTCCACCGCATGTGCCCGCGCCTTGGTAAGAAATACCAGACGGACAAAGGCCCCATGAAGGTTCTGCGGGCCAATATGTTCCGCAATTCCCTTTCTGTGTTGACGGAAAACAATGAAGAAGTCGAACTGAGCCTGGACGACTGGCAGGCGCTTTCACCCCACAGACCGGAAGCCCCTCAAGGCGTGCAGCAAAAACAGCCGCCCAAAGGCCCCATGAACGACAACGGCCTGCTTGTGGTTTCCGCCACCCCGGATACTCTTGACTCTCTTGATTTTATGGATGAATTCCGTCAGGACGAGCGCGATACCCCGGCCGAGGAATCTGCCCTCGCCGAATCCGGCGAGCGCGCCCCCGGTGGGGAGGCTCAGGCCGAACCGGGCAAGAATCGCCGCAAACGCCGTCGCAACAAATCGCAACGGCCCGACCACGACTAG
- a CDS encoding 30S ribosomal protein S1, producing the protein MTEDKFATSMSEEGAEDFAAMLAAHDTASNRLQPGQKVTGTVIAITGDSVFVDVGIKVDGIIDRKDILDAEGNESVKPGDSLEAWVTGVSSQEIRLSRSMSGSGVAALEEARDAAVPVDGRITAVCKGGYTVDVLGKQAFCPGSQLGVATSEDAAEVVGRSMPFLVIRVENRGRNVVVSHRAIVERERAEQLDTLLESLKPGDMVEGKITRFAAFGAFMELAPSVEGMIHLSELSWSRVGAPDEAVSLGDTVRAKVISISKDSKGHVRISLSRKQAEGDPWQDVTTKLESGTVVSGKVVRLAPFGAFVELLPGIEGLVHISELSWTKRVAKAEDVLAAGEVVSVKIKEINLENHRISLSLRDAEGDPWKEAAQQFAVGSTVSGTVESRTPYGLFITLAPGITGLLPAGVLKNSKQGKQYSKLDKGDAVTLTVQNLDISARRISLAPEGEQAAEPAEDKAWKQHASAASSNSGSGMNIMAQALQKALKNK; encoded by the coding sequence ATGACCGAGGATAAGTTCGCAACCTCCATGTCGGAGGAAGGCGCTGAGGATTTTGCCGCCATGCTGGCGGCCCACGACACCGCTTCAAACCGCCTGCAGCCCGGCCAAAAAGTGACCGGGACTGTAATCGCCATCACTGGCGACAGCGTTTTTGTGGATGTGGGCATAAAGGTTGACGGCATCATTGACCGCAAAGACATTCTTGATGCCGAGGGCAATGAAAGCGTTAAGCCCGGCGACAGCCTCGAAGCGTGGGTTACTGGTGTTTCCTCGCAAGAGATTCGCCTTTCCCGCTCCATGAGCGGCAGCGGTGTTGCCGCGCTTGAAGAAGCCCGCGATGCGGCGGTGCCGGTTGACGGCCGCATAACCGCAGTGTGCAAGGGCGGCTACACGGTTGACGTGCTTGGCAAGCAGGCCTTCTGCCCCGGCAGCCAGCTTGGCGTTGCCACGTCTGAAGACGCCGCCGAGGTTGTGGGCCGCAGCATGCCGTTTCTGGTTATCCGCGTTGAAAATCGCGGCAGAAATGTTGTGGTTTCGCACCGCGCCATTGTTGAACGTGAACGCGCCGAACAGCTCGACACCCTGCTTGAAAGCCTCAAGCCCGGCGACATGGTTGAAGGCAAGATCACGCGTTTCGCCGCTTTTGGCGCATTCATGGAGCTTGCCCCTTCGGTTGAAGGCATGATCCATCTTTCCGAACTTTCCTGGTCGCGCGTGGGCGCTCCTGACGAAGCCGTGTCGCTTGGCGACACCGTGCGCGCCAAGGTTATCTCCATCAGCAAGGACAGCAAGGGCCACGTGCGGATTTCGCTTTCGCGCAAGCAGGCCGAGGGCGATCCCTGGCAGGATGTGACCACCAAACTTGAGTCTGGTACGGTTGTTTCCGGCAAGGTTGTGCGCCTCGCGCCCTTTGGCGCTTTTGTGGAGCTTCTGCCCGGTATTGAAGGCCTTGTGCATATTTCTGAACTGTCGTGGACAAAGCGCGTGGCCAAGGCCGAAGACGTGCTTGCGGCGGGCGAAGTCGTTTCGGTTAAAATCAAGGAAATCAACCTTGAAAATCACCGTATTTCCCTGAGTCTGCGCGATGCGGAAGGCGACCCGTGGAAGGAAGCCGCCCAGCAGTTTGCCGTTGGTTCAACGGTAAGCGGCACGGTTGAAAGCCGCACCCCCTATGGCCTCTTTATTACGCTGGCCCCCGGCATCACCGGTTTGCTGCCCGCTGGCGTCCTCAAGAATTCCAAGCAGGGCAAGCAGTACAGCAAATTGGACAAGGGCGATGCCGTTACCCTTACTGTACAAAATTTGGACATCAGCGCCAGGCGCATCAGCCTTGCCCCTGAAGGTGAACAAGCTGCCGAACCCGCCGAAGACAAGGCGTGGAAGCAGCATGCATCCGCCGCAAGCTCCAACAGCGGGTCTGGAATGAACATCATGGCACAGGCTTTGCAGAAGGCTCTGAAAAATAAGTAA
- a CDS encoding RidA family protein, producing MKTIIRKTPKTMYQPVGKYSHTTIIPAGMDTYVFSGQIGIRGDGAFPADFNDEVQQLFKNIKALLDTEGLSGADITKVNIWSVKEIDWDYFDNEWDKLFGSTYPSMTIAYVTALGLPEISIEIDIWAAKQPQG from the coding sequence ATGAAGACCATTATAAGAAAAACACCCAAAACCATGTATCAGCCTGTTGGAAAATATTCGCATACAACCATTATACCCGCTGGTATGGACACCTATGTGTTTTCAGGGCAAATCGGCATCAGGGGTGATGGCGCTTTTCCTGCGGATTTTAACGATGAAGTGCAGCAACTTTTTAAGAATATTAAAGCACTGCTTGATACTGAGGGACTGTCGGGAGCAGATATTACCAAGGTTAATATTTGGTCCGTGAAAGAAATAGACTGGGATTATTTCGATAACGAGTGGGATAAGCTTTTTGGCAGCACTTACCCATCGATGACTATTGCGTACGTAACGGCATTGGGCCTACCGGAAATCAGCATAGAAATTGATATCTGGGCTGCAAAGCAACCCCAGGGCTAA
- a CDS encoding HD domain-containing protein translates to MIDRQSALALLAEQKTPPSLLQHALASEAIMRALAQHFGENEDLWGLTGLLHDLDYPATAENAARHGLDTAEMLAGQLPDEALTAIRAHNAEMNGAAGPASRFDYALRCGETITGLISAAALMRPTGMEGMEVKSIKKKMKDKAFAASVCRDNIRQCAEAGLELDAFLALSIEAMRANAAELGLSK, encoded by the coding sequence ATGATAGATCGTCAATCGGCCCTCGCTCTGCTGGCCGAGCAAAAAACACCGCCTTCCCTCTTGCAACATGCGCTGGCCTCCGAGGCCATAATGCGCGCCCTTGCCCAACATTTTGGCGAAAATGAAGACCTTTGGGGCCTCACGGGCCTTTTGCACGACCTCGACTACCCCGCCACGGCGGAAAACGCCGCCCGGCATGGTCTGGATACCGCAGAGATGCTTGCTGGCCAGTTGCCGGATGAGGCCCTTACGGCCATTCGCGCTCATAATGCGGAAATGAACGGCGCGGCTGGCCCCGCCTCGCGCTTTGATTACGCCCTGCGCTGCGGCGAGACCATCACCGGGCTTATCTCTGCCGCTGCGCTCATGCGCCCCACGGGCATGGAAGGCATGGAAGTTAAAAGCATAAAGAAAAAGATGAAGGATAAAGCCTTTGCGGCCAGCGTGTGCCGCGACAACATCCGCCAGTGCGCCGAGGCCGGGCTTGAGCTTGATGCTTTTCTGGCTCTGTCCATCGAAGCCATGCGCGCCAATGCGGCGGAACTTGGTTTAAGCAAATAG